The stretch of DNA TGCGCGCCATCGCGATGGTGCCCGTCTGGTTCTTCAGACCGTTCTGGCTCTCGATCGGGATCGACGCGCGGGTCTTCTTCTGGTCCATGCTGGCCGTGAAGCCGCCGCCCTGGATCATGAAGCCCTGGATGACGCGGTGGAAGATGGTGCCGGCGTAGTGCCCGGCCTCCACGTACTCCAGGAAGTTGGCGACCGTCTTCGGTGCCTTCTCGGGATACAGCTCGAGCTCGATGTCACCCGCGCTGGTCTTGAACTGCACGATGGGATTGGCCATGACGAACCTCTCGGTAATCCTGCGTGGAAAAGAGTCCGGTGCGTTCTGCCACAACTGGCGGCTCCCGTGCCGCCAGAACCGCCCGCGTCAGCGTCCAGCCACCGACGGCAGCCCCAGGGCCGTCTGGATCTCCCGCAGCTTCGCCTGGATGATGCGGATGTTCTGGGGC from Myxococcus stipitatus encodes:
- a CDS encoding peptidylprolyl isomerase is translated as MANPIVQFKTSAGDIELELYPEKAPKTVANFLEYVEAGHYAGTIFHRVIQGFMIQGGGFTASMDQKKTRASIPIESQNGLKNQTGTIAMARTSDPNSATAQFFINTVDNSGLDYPRPDGHGYTVFGKVTSGLDVVKKIEATATGMRSGMRDVPVNTITIESATVLSK